In the Maridesulfovibrio bastinii DSM 16055 genome, one interval contains:
- a CDS encoding 4Fe-4S dicluster domain-containing protein, which yields MAQIKFIKADDVSAWLDELAAEHKVLAPRYEGDALVFRSFDKEKEICLDRQATASPKKSVFPQSEELVKFTYTKDPEDPSKVLVEAQEMIPEGTTVVFGGRPCDARGFTMFDRVYLEGKKKDIYYKTRRENTCFITLACEKAEGTCFCNWVGSGPADTTGSDVLMTPVSGGYLLQSVSEKGEKLLSSALLSDGAGKEKEAEKFHEEAEKTLSEAPDLTIAPEKLLEVFNNMDFWDEVSSKCLSCGACTYLCPTCYCFNITDEEYGNQGARIRSWDNCMSAMFTMEASGHNPRPTKAHRLKNRVGHKFSYYPDLHDGVISCCGCGRCIKSCPACVDIREIVMKAVNYEPAAVKEGADDK from the coding sequence ATGGCTCAGATCAAGTTTATAAAAGCTGACGATGTTTCGGCATGGCTGGATGAACTGGCTGCCGAGCATAAGGTTCTGGCCCCCCGCTACGAAGGTGATGCCCTTGTTTTCCGTTCCTTTGATAAGGAGAAGGAAATCTGTCTGGACCGTCAGGCCACAGCTTCCCCTAAAAAATCTGTCTTCCCTCAGAGTGAAGAACTGGTAAAATTCACTTACACCAAAGACCCTGAAGACCCTTCAAAAGTTCTTGTGGAAGCACAGGAAATGATACCGGAAGGAACTACGGTTGTTTTTGGTGGACGACCCTGCGACGCCCGCGGATTCACCATGTTCGACAGGGTTTACCTCGAAGGTAAAAAGAAAGACATCTATTATAAAACCAGAAGAGAGAACACATGCTTCATAACTCTTGCCTGTGAAAAGGCAGAGGGAACATGTTTCTGTAACTGGGTCGGAAGCGGCCCGGCCGATACAACCGGATCAGATGTGCTGATGACTCCTGTTTCCGGCGGCTATCTTCTGCAGAGTGTTTCTGAAAAAGGTGAAAAACTGCTTTCTTCAGCTCTGCTTTCAGACGGAGCAGGAAAAGAGAAAGAAGCCGAGAAATTCCATGAAGAGGCTGAAAAGACTCTGAGTGAAGCACCGGACCTGACTATTGCACCGGAAAAACTCCTTGAAGTCTTCAATAATATGGACTTCTGGGACGAGGTCTCTTCCAAGTGTCTAAGCTGTGGAGCTTGTACCTATCTCTGCCCGACCTGTTACTGCTTCAACATTACAGATGAAGAATACGGTAATCAGGGCGCACGCATAAGGAGCTGGGACAACTGCATGTCAGCCATGTTCACCATGGAGGCCAGCGGTCACAATCCGCGTCCGACAAAAGCACACCGGCTGAAAAACCGTGTCGGTCATAAGTTCAGCTATTATCCGGACCTCCATGACGGAGTCATCTCCTGCTGCGGTTGCGGCCGTTGCATCAAGAGTTGTCCGGCATGCGTTGATATCCGTGAAATAGTCATGAAGGCTGTCAACTATGAGCCTGCCGCAGTCAAGGAGGGCGCAGATGACAAATAA
- a CDS encoding CoB--CoM heterodisulfide reductase iron-sulfur subunit A family protein, whose protein sequence is MRIGVFVCHCGSNIEGTVDTAKVAETSKDFPGVAFATDTMYACSEPGQEGIINAIKEHDLDGVVVASCTPRMHEPTFRRTLERAGLNRYLFEMANIREHVSWIGRDREANTNKAIDLVRMAAAKLLNDQPLESKQFSINKRVMIIGGGVAGIQAALDCADGGLEVVLVEKTTTIGGKMAKLDKTFPTVDCSSCILGPRMVDIAQHPNITLYAASEVEEVGGYVGNFDVKIKKKATYVNWDACTGCGLCTEKCPSKKADDPFNEELGKTTAINIPFPQAIPKKAAINPDFCMKIQKGKCGVCAKICPSNAIDYEQKDEFVTESVGAIVAATGFDLFDWTVYGEYGGGKYPDVITSLQYERMLSASGPTGGHVKRPSDGKEPKNVVFIQCVGSRDKSVGRPYCSGFCCMYTAKQAILTKDHIPDSQSYVFYMDIRSPGKMYDEFTRRAQEEYGARYVRGRVSMVYPKGENLMVRGADTLMGGQVEVEADLVVLAVGAEAAKGASGLAEKLRISYDSYGFYMEGHPKLKPVETNTAGVYLAGSCQGPKDIPSSVAQGSAAAAKVLGLFSKDQLASDPQISQVNIKRCIGCGKCISTCPFGAIKEIDFRGMKKAEVIETVCQGCGICTSTCPQGAIQLQHFTDNQILAEVNAVCRF, encoded by the coding sequence GCTAAAGTCGCCGAAACTTCAAAAGACTTTCCCGGAGTGGCATTCGCTACAGACACGATGTACGCCTGCTCCGAACCCGGGCAGGAAGGCATAATAAACGCTATCAAGGAACATGATCTTGACGGAGTTGTTGTAGCATCCTGTACGCCCAGAATGCACGAACCGACCTTCCGCAGGACTCTCGAAAGAGCAGGCCTGAACCGCTATCTTTTTGAGATGGCCAACATCAGAGAACATGTTTCATGGATCGGCCGTGACCGTGAGGCCAATACCAACAAGGCGATAGACCTTGTTCGTATGGCTGCGGCAAAACTTTTGAATGACCAGCCTCTGGAATCCAAACAGTTCAGCATCAACAAAAGGGTAATGATCATCGGTGGCGGAGTTGCCGGTATTCAGGCTGCCCTCGACTGTGCTGACGGAGGACTTGAGGTTGTTCTGGTTGAAAAAACAACCACAATCGGCGGAAAAATGGCCAAGCTGGATAAAACCTTCCCGACGGTTGACTGTTCCAGCTGTATCCTCGGGCCACGCATGGTTGATATAGCCCAGCATCCGAACATAACCCTTTACGCTGCTTCCGAAGTTGAAGAAGTCGGCGGATATGTCGGAAACTTCGATGTAAAGATCAAGAAGAAAGCTACTTATGTTAACTGGGATGCCTGCACAGGCTGCGGTCTCTGCACTGAAAAATGCCCCAGTAAAAAAGCTGATGATCCTTTCAACGAAGAGCTTGGCAAGACCACGGCCATCAACATTCCCTTCCCGCAGGCTATTCCTAAAAAAGCCGCAATCAATCCTGATTTCTGTATGAAAATACAGAAAGGCAAATGCGGAGTCTGTGCTAAAATCTGTCCTAGCAATGCGATAGATTATGAGCAGAAGGATGAATTTGTAACCGAAAGTGTCGGTGCTATCGTTGCTGCAACCGGTTTCGATCTTTTCGACTGGACAGTATACGGAGAATACGGCGGCGGTAAATACCCCGACGTTATCACCTCACTCCAATATGAAAGAATGCTTTCAGCTTCCGGACCTACCGGAGGACATGTTAAACGTCCTTCTGATGGTAAGGAACCTAAAAATGTGGTCTTCATCCAGTGTGTCGGTTCCAGAGATAAATCTGTAGGCCGCCCCTACTGTTCAGGTTTCTGCTGCATGTATACTGCAAAGCAGGCTATCCTGACCAAGGATCATATCCCCGATTCACAATCATACGTCTTTTACATGGATATCCGTTCACCGGGAAAAATGTACGACGAATTCACCCGCCGCGCGCAGGAAGAATACGGAGCACGTTATGTCCGCGGAAGGGTCTCCATGGTCTACCCTAAAGGCGAGAACCTCATGGTCCGCGGCGCAGACACCCTTATGGGCGGTCAGGTCGAAGTTGAAGCGGATCTGGTTGTTCTTGCTGTCGGAGCCGAAGCAGCCAAAGGCGCTTCAGGTCTGGCTGAAAAACTGCGTATCTCCTACGATTCATACGGTTTCTACATGGAAGGGCACCCCAAACTCAAACCGGTTGAAACAAACACCGCAGGTGTTTATCTGGCCGGTTCATGTCAGGGTCCCAAGGATATCCCTTCATCTGTTGCTCAGGGCAGTGCCGCAGCAGCAAAAGTTCTCGGATTGTTTTCCAAGGACCAGCTTGCAAGTGACCCGCAGATTTCTCAGGTCAACATCAAGCGCTGCATCGGTTGCGGAAAGTGTATATCCACCTGTCCCTTCGGAGCCATCAAGGAAATTGACTTCCGCGGCATGAAGAAGGCTGAAGTAATTGAAACAGTTTGTCAGGGCTGTGGAATCTGTACCTCCACCTGTCCTCAGGGAGCCATTCAGCTCCAGCACTTTACTGACAACCAGATTCTCGCGGAGGTTAACGCAGTATGCCGGTTCTAG
- a CDS encoding FAD/NAD(P)-binding protein has product MTNNPYLPEMATIQEVIEETPNIKTFRVTLNNPEAMKNFTFEPGQVGQLSSFGTGEATFVINSTPTRMEYLQFSVMRTGEVTGKLHRLRQGDQIGVRAPLGNHFDYESMKGKDIVFVGGGIGMAPLRTLLLFMLDNRKDYGKITLLYGARSPKDMAFSYELPDWLERDDLDTYLTIDSEYEGWEHTVGLIPNVLLDIAPSPKNCVAITCGPPIMIKFTLQALDKLGFSDEQIVTTLEKRMKCGVGICGRCNIGTSYVCMDGPVYTYAQLKKLPNEL; this is encoded by the coding sequence ATGACAAATAATCCGTATCTTCCGGAAATGGCCACCATTCAGGAAGTCATTGAAGAAACGCCCAACATCAAGACTTTCAGGGTTACCTTAAACAATCCTGAAGCCATGAAAAACTTTACTTTCGAACCGGGACAGGTCGGTCAGCTTTCCTCTTTCGGAACAGGTGAAGCGACATTTGTTATCAACTCTACCCCGACAAGAATGGAGTATCTCCAGTTCAGTGTCATGCGCACCGGTGAAGTTACCGGAAAGCTGCACAGACTTCGTCAGGGAGACCAGATCGGAGTAAGAGCTCCTCTTGGAAACCATTTTGATTATGAGTCCATGAAAGGCAAAGACATCGTCTTTGTCGGTGGCGGAATCGGAATGGCTCCTCTGCGCACCCTGCTTCTGTTCATGCTGGACAACCGCAAAGACTATGGAAAGATCACCCTGCTTTACGGAGCAAGATCTCCCAAAGATATGGCTTTCAGCTATGAACTTCCTGACTGGCTTGAACGTGATGATCTCGATACCTACCTGACAATCGACTCGGAATATGAAGGATGGGAACACACTGTAGGTTTAATACCTAATGTGTTACTTGATATAGCTCCTTCTCCGAAAAACTGTGTGGCCATAACTTGCGGACCTCCGATAATGATCAAGTTCACTCTTCAGGCTCTTGATAAGCTCGGATTCAGCGACGAACAGATAGTGACCACTCTTGAAAAAAGAATGAAATGCGGCGTAGGCATCTGCGGACGCTGCAACATTGGAACAAGTTACGTCTGCATGGACGGACCTGTATATACTTATGCGCAGCTTAAAAAGCTGCCCAACGAACTGTAG
- a CDS encoding hydrogenase iron-sulfur subunit, with protein MPVLEGKELRIVGFLCNWCSYGGADTAGVGRFTQPTDLRIVRVPCSGRIDPMFIVKALLNGADGVLVSGCHPRDCHYAEGNFYARRRLEVLKRFLPFIGIEPGRFEYTWVSASEGQRWQQVVTGFTEQIHKLGPAPKIEGADAEATLKLLEAAL; from the coding sequence ATGCCGGTTCTAGAGGGTAAAGAACTCAGAATTGTCGGATTTCTATGCAACTGGTGCTCATACGGCGGAGCCGACACCGCCGGAGTGGGACGTTTTACTCAGCCCACTGACCTGCGCATTGTCAGGGTTCCATGTTCCGGCCGTATAGACCCCATGTTTATTGTAAAGGCTCTGCTTAACGGAGCTGACGGGGTTCTGGTTTCCGGCTGTCACCCCAGAGACTGCCACTATGCCGAGGGCAACTTTTACGCCCGCCGCAGACTGGAAGTCCTCAAACGTTTCCTGCCTTTCATCGGTATTGAGCCGGGACGTTTTGAGTATACCTGGGTTTCGGCTTCTGAAGGCCAGCGCTGGCAACAGGTTGTAACCGGCTTTACCGAGCAGATTCACAAGCTCGGACCGGCTCCTAAAATTGAAGGTGCCGATGCCGAAGCAACCCTCAAACTTCTGGAAGCCGCTCTTTAA
- a CDS encoding PAS domain-containing hybrid sensor histidine kinase/response regulator, which yields MAENKIENKMDSPSALSENIFENIFKRNSTALAVTDNFGKILSVSNKFKKIFPDISVGHNIAEKISAIRFNKQSLEQTFIAVNGNSPDTITKLKTATDEIVSVRVGYAAPHAVQEETEYLIFSFQPLDNSLHDLHKKLKHTKSILEITQQAALVGYWEIDAVRNEVTLSKGLFDLTGLPEDKRVTLRNALKIFDFESRTALINSFRLAFEHQKYFFKLDMSLKPVNGQKRWGTINCYSEKTNSLKTSIYGTFQDITETKSNERSLKHSYQLLDTILNSIDANIFVFDLETHDVLFSNKLKGHNSYTPHKKEKCWKAIHGRDGRCPTCPEPELLDSKGNPSGLFIREYTDKKTGRTYLCHDRAVKWISDKMAHLIVALDITDRKKLEEDINMAMAESEAANRSKGEFLANMSHEIRTPLNGIFGMLELLKTTRLNSEQEEYIATANESGKSLLTVINDILDFSKMEAGKMSLIEHEFNLEQCISSLLKSFTMQVRNKKIQLDYEFDKETPICLIGDESRIRQILFNLVGNAVKFTSEGRVHVKIHHEIIPDRPEIFRFIFAISDTGIGIAPDKQKIIFQSFTQIDGSHTRKFKGTGLGLAIVQRLTALLGGNVSVESEEGTGSTFTFSIVSKVQSDHFACRSQNEEKPELLPDLGQLSVLLVEDERINSLSTKKILEKRGHSVTTAENGAIALELLEKSTFDCILMDVQMPVMDGLEATRRIRSLPEYKMSSNTPIIAMTAHTMRGDKEKFLKSGMDGYVAKPIDFEKLITEISINLKKDKD from the coding sequence ATGGCTGAGAATAAAATAGAAAATAAAATGGATTCGCCTTCCGCACTGTCTGAAAATATTTTTGAAAATATTTTCAAAAGAAATAGTACTGCCCTGGCAGTAACTGACAACTTCGGAAAAATTCTTTCAGTCAGCAACAAATTCAAAAAAATATTTCCTGATATTTCTGTCGGACACAATATTGCGGAAAAAATATCTGCAATAAGATTCAACAAGCAGAGCTTGGAGCAAACATTTATAGCTGTTAATGGTAACAGTCCTGACACTATAACAAAACTGAAAACAGCTACAGATGAAATTGTATCGGTCAGAGTCGGCTATGCTGCCCCGCATGCTGTCCAAGAAGAGACAGAGTACCTGATTTTTTCTTTTCAGCCTCTGGACAACAGCCTGCATGATCTCCACAAAAAACTAAAACATACAAAGTCCATACTTGAAATAACTCAGCAGGCAGCTCTGGTTGGATATTGGGAGATAGACGCTGTCAGGAATGAAGTAACACTGTCAAAAGGACTTTTCGATCTTACAGGACTCCCCGAAGATAAAAGAGTGACCTTACGCAACGCTCTTAAAATATTCGATTTTGAATCAAGGACCGCACTGATTAACTCTTTCCGGCTGGCCTTTGAGCATCAAAAATATTTTTTCAAGCTCGACATGAGTTTAAAACCCGTAAATGGACAGAAAAGATGGGGAACCATCAACTGTTATTCTGAAAAAACCAACTCACTTAAGACATCAATATACGGTACTTTTCAGGATATAACAGAAACCAAATCAAACGAACGCAGCCTTAAACATTCCTACCAGCTTCTTGATACTATTCTGAACAGTATTGATGCCAACATATTTGTTTTTGACCTTGAGACACACGATGTCCTTTTTTCCAATAAGCTGAAAGGACATAATTCTTATACCCCGCACAAAAAAGAAAAATGCTGGAAAGCCATACACGGCAGAGACGGCCGCTGCCCGACCTGTCCTGAACCTGAGCTGCTGGATTCCAAGGGCAATCCTTCGGGACTTTTTATAAGAGAATATACGGACAAAAAAACAGGGCGTACCTATCTTTGCCATGACCGGGCTGTAAAATGGATTTCAGATAAAATGGCCCATTTAATTGTGGCTCTTGATATTACTGACAGAAAAAAACTTGAAGAAGATATCAATATGGCCATGGCCGAATCAGAAGCTGCCAACCGTTCCAAAGGTGAATTTCTTGCCAATATGAGCCACGAAATAAGAACACCTTTAAACGGTATTTTTGGAATGCTTGAGCTTCTGAAAACAACCAGATTGAACAGTGAACAGGAAGAATACATTGCCACGGCGAATGAATCAGGTAAGAGCCTGCTCACTGTTATTAACGACATTCTCGATTTTTCCAAAATGGAAGCCGGGAAAATGAGTCTTATAGAACATGAATTCAATCTGGAGCAGTGCATCAGCTCACTTCTTAAAAGTTTTACGATGCAGGTACGGAATAAAAAGATTCAGCTGGATTATGAATTTGATAAAGAAACACCGATCTGTCTCATAGGTGATGAGTCCCGAATAAGGCAGATTCTATTCAACCTTGTCGGCAATGCTGTTAAATTCACCAGTGAAGGCCGGGTTCATGTAAAAATACATCATGAAATTATTCCGGATAGACCTGAAATATTCCGCTTTATCTTTGCTATTTCAGATACCGGAATAGGTATTGCGCCAGATAAACAAAAAATAATTTTCCAATCATTTACCCAGATTGACGGTTCACATACTCGAAAATTTAAAGGGACAGGGCTTGGTCTTGCAATAGTTCAAAGACTTACAGCTCTTCTTGGCGGCAATGTCTCTGTTGAAAGCGAAGAAGGGACAGGCTCAACATTCACCTTTTCCATCGTCTCAAAAGTACAGAGTGACCATTTCGCCTGCAGATCGCAAAATGAGGAAAAGCCTGAACTCCTACCGGACCTTGGCCAGCTTTCAGTGCTGCTGGTTGAGGATGAACGCATAAACAGTCTTTCAACTAAAAAGATACTCGAAAAACGAGGTCATAGCGTGACAACTGCGGAAAACGGGGCAATTGCTTTAGAGCTTCTTGAAAAATCAACATTTGACTGCATCCTTATGGATGTACAGATGCCGGTCATGGATGGTCTTGAAGCGACACGAAGGATCAGGTCACTGCCGGAGTACAAAATGAGCAGCAACACCCCCATTATTGCCATGACAGCCCATACCATGCGCGGTGACAAGGAAAAATTCTTGAAATCAGGTATGGACGGCTACGTTGCCAAGCCCATAGATTTTGAAAAACTGATCACCGAAATTTCAATAAATCTGAAAAAAGACAAAGACTGA
- a CDS encoding NAD(P)/FAD-dependent oxidoreductase, producing the protein MNNSNNFYDVIILGAGASGLYCAMHAALRGRSVLVLDHGPKAARKVRIAGGGKCNFTNLEVSHENYICSNPHFCKSALARHGQWDFIDFVSSAGIEYEERDDGQLFTVAGAGRVAGLLLERSGRAGAEILMNGKIQNVEHIEDNKFSVVFSDIEYHCRSLVVALGSPAYPQVGAGSLGYEIAGQFGHRLIKTRPGLVPLRIGGRNGKICRELSGNSMPVIISCGARSFKSDMLFTHKGISGPAVLQISNYWNRGDELEVDLMPGVDLNSLFEKDRSLKVALKNYLGRYIPKKLAENLFADCQMEQVNRLGIKKEQEISEQIHHWKLKPEGSEGFSKAEVTLGGVDTDQVSSKTMESKLVPGLYFIGEVLDVTGWLGGYNLQWAWSSGFAASNFV; encoded by the coding sequence ATGAACAACAGTAACAATTTTTATGATGTAATAATTCTGGGAGCCGGAGCTTCAGGATTATATTGTGCAATGCATGCAGCCTTGAGAGGGCGCAGTGTACTGGTGCTTGATCATGGCCCGAAAGCCGCACGGAAAGTGCGCATTGCCGGGGGAGGTAAATGTAACTTTACCAACTTAGAGGTCAGCCATGAAAATTATATTTGTTCAAATCCCCATTTCTGCAAGTCTGCTCTGGCCCGACACGGGCAATGGGATTTTATAGATTTTGTTTCATCTGCCGGAATAGAATATGAAGAGCGCGATGATGGACAGCTTTTCACTGTAGCCGGAGCCGGAAGAGTTGCCGGGCTTTTACTGGAGCGCAGCGGCCGGGCCGGGGCTGAAATTCTTATGAACGGTAAAATACAGAATGTGGAACATATTGAGGATAATAAATTCTCTGTGGTGTTTTCAGATATTGAGTACCACTGCCGGTCGCTGGTCGTGGCTCTCGGGTCACCGGCCTATCCTCAGGTCGGGGCCGGTTCTCTGGGGTATGAGATTGCCGGCCAATTCGGGCACCGGCTTATTAAAACGCGTCCCGGTCTTGTCCCACTGCGCATAGGTGGAAGAAACGGCAAGATATGCCGAGAACTTAGTGGCAATTCCATGCCTGTAATTATAAGCTGCGGTGCTAGAAGTTTTAAATCCGATATGCTTTTTACCCATAAAGGTATTTCCGGGCCGGCTGTTTTACAGATTTCAAATTACTGGAACAGGGGTGATGAGCTGGAAGTGGATTTAATGCCGGGTGTGGACCTGAATTCGCTGTTTGAAAAAGACCGCTCGCTCAAAGTTGCCCTTAAAAATTATCTTGGGCGTTATATTCCCAAAAAGCTGGCTGAAAATTTATTTGCAGATTGCCAGATGGAACAGGTTAACAGGCTAGGAATAAAGAAAGAGCAGGAAATCAGTGAGCAGATTCATCACTGGAAGCTGAAACCTGAAGGCAGTGAAGGATTTTCAAAAGCTGAGGTTACTCTTGGCGGGGTTGATACTGATCAGGTGTCATCAAAGACAATGGAATCAAAGCTGGTCCCCGGACTCTACTTTATTGGTGAGGTTCTTGACGTTACCGGGTGGCTGGGCGGTTACAATCTGCAATGGGCATGGTCATCCGGTTTTGCGGCCTCAAATTTTGTCTAG
- a CDS encoding 4Fe-4S dicluster domain-containing protein, which produces MKNLEELKSAIKKALPDLDLVMGWTDSYDPLHATPHFMRSDEDIDKLRVDALSVNNLATYLPSLKGKKVGIIVKGCDSRSVVELLQENLINRDEVKIFGFGCEGVVDQTKIRRAAGDVRNVESCEISGSEVTLKTGGSEHKLALKDVLADKCLTCRYPNAVLSDEFIGPELEAKAEFSEGYTDIEEFEKLSTNEKFTFWLGEMDRCIRCYACRNACPMCVCRDHCVAQSREPHWLTQEDHVREKLMFQIVHAYHLAGRCTECGECQRACPVDIPILMLKKKLNKEIKAVFDYEAGVDSEATPPLLTFKGEEQKIKEKDW; this is translated from the coding sequence GTGAAAAACCTTGAAGAATTAAAATCAGCTATTAAAAAAGCACTGCCTGATCTTGATCTGGTCATGGGCTGGACCGACAGTTACGATCCACTCCATGCCACACCTCATTTCATGCGCAGTGATGAAGATATTGATAAACTGAGAGTTGACGCTTTAAGCGTTAACAACCTTGCGACTTACCTGCCTTCACTTAAAGGCAAAAAGGTCGGAATAATAGTTAAAGGATGTGACAGCCGTTCAGTTGTGGAACTGCTGCAGGAAAACCTGATCAACCGTGATGAAGTTAAAATCTTCGGCTTCGGTTGCGAAGGTGTAGTTGATCAGACCAAAATCCGCAGAGCCGCAGGAGATGTCAGAAATGTTGAATCCTGTGAAATCTCAGGATCTGAAGTCACTCTGAAAACCGGAGGCAGTGAACACAAGCTGGCTCTGAAAGATGTGCTGGCTGATAAATGTCTCACCTGCCGCTATCCCAATGCAGTTTTAAGCGATGAGTTCATCGGCCCCGAACTGGAAGCCAAAGCTGAATTCTCGGAAGGTTATACAGACATAGAGGAATTCGAAAAACTTTCCACTAACGAAAAGTTTACCTTCTGGCTTGGCGAAATGGACCGCTGCATACGCTGCTACGCCTGCAGAAACGCATGCCCCATGTGCGTCTGTCGCGACCACTGTGTTGCACAGAGCCGCGAACCGCACTGGCTGACTCAGGAAGACCATGTGCGTGAAAAGCTGATGTTCCAGATAGTTCACGCATACCACCTCGCCGGACGCTGCACCGAATGCGGAGAGTGTCAGCGGGCCTGCCCTGTGGATATCCCCATCCTTATGCTCAAGAAAAAACTTAATAAGGAAATCAAGGCTGTCTTCGACTACGAGGCCGGAGTAGACTCGGAAGCCACTCCGCCCCTGCTCACCTTTAAAGGGGAAGAGCAGAAGATAAAAGAGAAGGACTGGTAA
- the ychF gene encoding redox-regulated ATPase YchF: MSLSIGIVGLPNVGKSTLFNALTKAQNAESANYAFCTIEPNKAVVPVPDKRIEKLAELVNPEKIQHATVDFIDIAGLVAGASKGEGLGNKFLGNIRETQAILHVVRCFDNDDVIHVANSVDPLRDIEIIETELLLADVQSLDTRIERMGKQLKGDKTLGPKLEIGKKLLDHLNEGHPANTFPEKDRDEAVELFRELRLITAKNIIYCANVDENGLGEDNDYVKQVKALAAERGAEFVKISARMEEDLIGLEDEEYQEFLESYGVSESGLDQIIRTGFHTLGLMSYFTAGVKEVRAWTIHKGDKAPQAAGVIHTDFEKGFIRAEIVSYDNYVEHKSEAACRSAGVMRSEGKEYVMNDGDVVHFLFNV; encoded by the coding sequence ATGTCTCTCAGTATAGGTATAGTGGGTCTGCCCAACGTGGGTAAATCCACCCTTTTCAATGCCCTGACCAAGGCCCAGAATGCAGAAAGCGCCAACTATGCCTTCTGCACAATTGAACCGAACAAAGCCGTTGTCCCGGTTCCTGACAAACGCATAGAAAAACTTGCCGAGCTGGTTAACCCTGAGAAAATTCAGCATGCTACCGTTGACTTTATCGATATAGCCGGACTCGTAGCCGGAGCAAGCAAGGGTGAAGGACTGGGTAACAAATTTCTCGGCAATATCCGTGAAACTCAAGCAATTCTTCATGTTGTCCGTTGTTTTGATAACGATGATGTCATCCATGTTGCCAACTCGGTTGACCCTCTGCGTGACATAGAAATTATTGAAACCGAACTGCTTCTGGCTGACGTTCAGTCACTGGACACCCGTATTGAAAGAATGGGCAAACAGCTTAAGGGTGATAAAACCCTCGGCCCTAAACTTGAAATAGGTAAAAAGCTACTTGATCACCTCAACGAAGGTCATCCGGCCAACACATTTCCTGAAAAAGACCGTGATGAAGCCGTTGAACTTTTCAGGGAACTCCGTCTCATCACTGCAAAAAACATTATCTACTGCGCCAATGTTGATGAAAACGGTCTCGGTGAAGACAATGACTATGTGAAGCAGGTCAAAGCCCTCGCTGCTGAGCGCGGAGCTGAATTTGTTAAAATTTCAGCAAGAATGGAAGAAGACCTTATCGGTCTTGAAGATGAAGAGTATCAGGAATTTCTGGAATCATACGGTGTTAGTGAATCAGGTCTGGATCAGATTATCCGTACCGGTTTTCATACACTCGGTCTCATGAGCTACTTTACTGCTGGAGTGAAAGAGGTTCGCGCCTGGACTATTCACAAAGGAGACAAAGCGCCACAGGCCGCCGGGGTTATCCATACCGACTTTGAAAAAGGTTTTATCCGTGCAGAGATCGTCAGCTACGATAATTACGTGGAACATAAATCTGAAGCTGCCTGCCGCAGCGCCGGGGTTATGCGCTCCGAAGGCAAGGAATATGTTATGAATGACGGAGATGTCGTTCATTTCCTTTTTAATGTATAA